The sequence GGGTCGGGGCTGAGTGTTTCGGATAATTGGATATGTGATATGGCATGCACGATTCTCTTCTTTTCCTTTCGAAGTAAATTGACCAAATTGTtataaacagtatataatatattaaaattcattataaatatatgttcacaatacacataatataaaatattaccattaGGGCAGAGACAGACACACTCTGTCACAGTGAATATtcgagttaaattataataatgacaactgttatttttgttatatagttTACGTTCCGCcactgattaattattaatttaattataatttaggtaaCTATTTTAACCtatgtagatataaaaattatctatagaACCTATGATCAAAATGTTTGGTCAATTATTGTAGACAACTGCTTCCAAgacaattattcataatataactataatacaactataGCACTTTAGCTCTATAGTgtcttaaaaacaatattaaactttttagtttttaaagcaCCAGTACCCTTATcacatttaaaagtaaatttatttaccacgcataaaatattttcaataactacatttgtcatttataggtcaaattaattttattttaatcatttcacaatttaaaaaaacctaccaataggtatttaaaccaatatctatttaaatataatcctAAATCTctaaaattagtattaaaatgaatataaattattttataatacatttgtatattttatattagcattaggtttgaaaattattcaaatacagttgttttcgaataattataaaaaaaatcatttgaataattttgtattccaatatacctatatttattcaaataatcatCTAGATAAAATTTTGCCCAACTCTGCTGCTGGGCAGCGGACGGATATTATACGTACGGTGTGCACATATTCATTTGTACACGGTACGGTCCGGAAACACGGCGATACACGTCGGAAAATTgattcaacaaaatataaattaaagttgtatttttttatcttttcttttttttcattttttttttttttatatcatcaaAAGTATATCTTAATTTATAGCTAAAgctttaaaataggtatatcttTTTGCAAGTGGATTTGTGGCATTTGAATATCACTTTTTTCCGTTTATCGACTGATATACTTTTAATCAAGCACgtatatgcatacaaatatgGGTGGATAATTAGGTGGAGGGTAGTTTACTGGTGTttacgagtaaaaaaaaaaataatttcatcgtttatataaacagaatattgttaattaatcgTTATGACGTTATCATAAAAGTGTTTgacattgataattttaaagataggtAATGAAATTAAGGTAATgtccgtataatatattctttttatatatcaatcattattataataacgttaaaGAATACCACattgatttttagttttttcatttaatatacgCGTGCACGTCAAAAAGGTTTTGAATGTttcacaacaattttttttttatctaacaccatatttaaaattgtataggtactacaaccataaaatacaatatgtataatataagttatataaaagtttGCCTGCACAACGGTGCAATCGTTGAGTACCTTTATTTGAAGCTATATAACATCACGTCTGACCATCATCGTGATATAACATTGTGATTTATGTTTGCAGTTCTATCTCGGCTGCGTTACGACCAAACcgctaatttatataatatacttctatAATATCTCGTCTAGCACGCGCACCGGATATACATTTTGCGGTGTGCAGGATCCGTTTGAATTTGTTCGTCTAAAAAGGACAGACCAGATGTTTACGATGgagtataattagtataaaggACTAAGATGcgccaataataatatgagtattcAAAACGTATACGCGTATAATGTCCTATATTGTATAAGAAAACTAGTGAAAGCGATTTCGTGGATGCGAGCTGCAACTAATGTAGCtgcagtaaaataaatattatattccattcAAATaggacgataatattatattattcgtgtaaaatattttggatttaCACATCTTATGCTTCCAAACGCGCGTCTATCTATGGTTATACCTAcacaggtatattattataatgatataatatctaaatgatGCCATTCGATTTAATGCAAGAACCTactaaggtttttttttatatttttcgttgTTGTTtgcgtatatattgtatgtgttaATTCTAATATTCATATTTCTCACACCAGTATTAGCATTGTTTACTACGACATTGTATACAGTGACTAGTCCATATGGGAATTACATAATACCTGTGAATTATGTACTTTTCCCAAACATCTTagacattgtatatatatatataatgtccaGGCATTGTATTATAATGACTGATCAGCCACTTGGACCGTAACATATCAAATATACGAGATATATTAAAATGCCAATGTTTTGATTTGTGTTTGAGAAATAATCGTAGATTTTTAGACAACGCaaacaacattaaattatttaataataaataatttattattaatttaatatatttattgtttgagaaatatttattttattataaaaattatagtagtgaaccaaatttattatataagttcgagatgttaacaataatatgaattaatattacaattaatacttccgaattggatttttattaaaagagtattaaaataaatacttattaaattttagtataaatatcaaATGGATAAGTGTTATTACATAGAATTTAGTTATTGAATAATCAAATTACGATCTTGAAAACactgttagtttttatttttgatctactcgtatattaaatacaatattatgatatagattatattataataattttctatactgataataaataaacgaaaatataaaagtacttatatattttttaataagtactaaAGTCGTTTTAGTGTCGGTTAGTCCCCGTGCGATGACGTATACTCACCAATGTAAATTATCTCAAAAATAATctcactaataatataatattttgccaTTACGTGATGTTCTGTTTAAGACTAGTGTGGATCAGACTTAAGTGTAtaacaatgaataattatttttactgtacacgacatttatgaaatataataaacttttacgtataaatgtgcaaaacaattttattatcacaCGCTGCGTGCACTCGATGGAGAAAAATTGCGTTTAAGTGAttgatacataaattaatttgtatttttggcATAAAAATGACGCACGTgaacgataataatacaatattatgtgtatgtgtgaataattattgataattgattgtctcatatattgtaataaaatacaataacataaaaacaaaattacgccttattataatattttaatattaatttaaattataatattacgagtaattatagtaataatatgataaatatatttcaatatatcagTAAGTACGTTATTGTCGTCATTGGCTGTACAAAAAGGTctgtgtaatttaatttatttatggtttaaaagtataataagaataacattACAAAAACTTGTGTGCAATTACCATCAGTTTGATATTTTGCAATCGCTATTCGCTACTCAGACGATATCTGTtcgtttttatcaaaataactatatattattagtataataatattgtgtttaaagcCATacactacaattttaaattatatttttttgtatcaactgaatgttttaattttaattgcttCTTATAATCGGACGGCGCGCTCGTACGTTATCTCCTCGGTAGATTCTACTGCTCTAGGAACCATctccttttatttttatttatgtttctttatttactattatagcaCGTTTAATAGTGTGTGTACTCAATTGCTTGAAATCGCGGGTGCTAATTTCAGTAGTGTTTCAATCGTTACCAGATCATCGTAAAACCAAAACATGCAGTCGTCCAGGTAAGGCACAAGtcacaacaattataatataataataaataattatgttctaCAAAGaagaaataatttgatattgttattaaatttttattattcataaaatatttatagcgaAGAGTAAATcgttgataaatattatgtcgGAATCAGGATGACTTTTTTGGCTATTATTAGGATCCGATATCATAACGGTCGTTTATTACCATCAATACACTTGTTATGAAAACTACCAtccaaaatctattaaaatatacaatttaaaaacaaaataaatcgaCATAATCTGCAGTGCATTCCATCTGATCGTATAACTGTACACAGACCATTGgcaaatacagtataatatataatataataatattataatgtccatGACCTCCACGCGCACACcggtttagtaataataatttcatcgtCGATATTTCGCGCACTTGTGTGTATACTTAACCTGTTAGACGGCGTAGGTGCTAATTTCAGTAGTGTTTCGATCGTTACCAGATCATCGTAAAACCAAAACATGCAGTCGGTCAGGTAAGGCACAAGTCACAACAATTTATAGTGTTGCATATTGTACTAATTAGGGTGGTCCTCATGTATAAaagtagacattttttttttaaatttctcaaatatttttgatataacaaaaaaataatgtacttaagTAGTTAAGTGAATATctccacaatatattattttaaactaacccATTGagagattaattaaataatatagttagttataatagtaataaataataatgaattgtgGTATATGCGTGATTGGTGTTTGTTACCCGTTTCCACCAAAAACAAAGTATATAAACCAATGATATATGAATGTagaaacaagtataatatattatagtcttatagGAAAGCTGTCTATCTCGATGCAGAGTTTGtgtaatgcaataaaaaaatgtataatatccgTTCAACAATATAGAGCATTACAGCAATACCGTCACTAACGGAAATATAAACGGCATCATAGtatatagaacataataattatttgataaaagttAATTTGTTGTATTTTGATTCCATAAAAGTTATTTCGTTCAACGGTAAATATcgctcttaaaataaaatttgtcaaaagtaaaatatgtaaaattatattgattttggctatatgtatgttaacaaaaaaaaaaaattgtaactcaATGGAATTgcttaacaaaaaattaatttacatgttaaaatttactagatacaattatgaaaaaaagagaaaaatattttcaactttatcatcattattgatgtattattgATACTAAAAATCaacattcaataattatataaatagataattattataactaacactaataaaatttttttgttattaatattttgaattgcatattttttgtcttaaaatttagattttcattaaaattgcaacatttataaaaaataaataactaagtaaaaatattaactaatttgcaaagcaacattttttttttttttatcgtggaTTTATATCATGTTGATTAACGTTATTCTATGAAATAACAAGTTAGATTAATTAGAAACAGTATTTAATACAGGACGAGTAATGAGTATAATAGAGAAAACTTAAAACtgcatagttaaataattaaatttgacagTTATTTTTACTGTTACGTCATCTTCTATAAGtcttaaaatttacttttagtttgtaatgtaatatatatacttatatggaATATACTTCGTACTTAATTTATTGCATAAGttatacatgattttattaggtatcacttagttttaaaaaattaggataaaaaatttaaaaaattgtatcaattaatatttagtgagcaataatatttatcataggaCAGTTctgaagatttttaaaaatgtccataCTTGAATTAAATACACAAGGTTCATAGCAATCAAATTCTTATTATCGGAGTGGACAAGGTTGAGTTTTTTTAcagaatctttttttttttttttttttgcagcaaTAGTTGTGTTTGTAGCTATGTTTATagataatgaattttaaaatattcatagtatttatagttttattcactcttatttaattatttaattcccATTATATCGTGTTTAATTTTCactagaaaaattttaaaattttgattttaattggtcatcaataatttttattttataccaaaaaaatacaattttttttaaatatttcaattttaaattaacaacctACCTAGTACTTACCCATAACAATTCGATCTTCATTCGAAagacgatatattattttacagaattatttacacaaattatgtttttaaatattcgcaCATACCAGAATCAGgcttttgatataatttatatagattatgcACATAAACTATCAAGtacttacatataatttttacttatattaaattgcgTTTGTCCGAGATAAGAGAATAACCGGATCGGTTGTATTATTAAAGAGTTTTTGCATAACGCCAGTTAAACATTACGGTAAAAATAATGTTCGGTTaaaccaaacatttttatttttagcgtAATTGGTGGAACTCCAGTTTTTGCATAACTGGtaagatttattttaacgtGAGATCAAAAActgttatcaaattaaaatttttaataaccgatTTCGATATTCGAATAACCGTACCGCTATTTGGAGTGCATGTGCAAAGACATATATTGGTAAATACCGTTAACGGATCTACGGAGTACTCACATGATGACAACCTACATAattgaatacataaaaattttaaaatatttaagacttagaaaaaacatatttatattaaactattattactactttatgtttatatacatgtatataatttgtttagaatGGACTTTGTGGTGTTTAAAATGATATCTATCATCGCATTGTTTCTGATGGGGTCAGTTGAAAATTCGAAAGACATTAACGAGATAAAATTGCCTACTAATTTTAAGCCCATCAGTTATCGATTAAATGTAACTACGCACTTGGAAGATAAATTCATGTTTGAAGGAGTAGTCGATATTCAAGTGAGTATACATGAGCGTGACAAACGTcacaaaaactaattattttacattttcagaTAAGGCAGTGtagaaattaatgaaattttaaaataaaaacaaaatgtgtacACTTTGgataaaaaacttttaacaatttaataaattaaaaaaaaaaatatctaataaaattttataggtactttatcaattatttacttGCATCGCTAATTACAAcgtatttatactaattttttttttactaaaatataaatattacaataatttataataacatcacatttatttattatgtttagatgATTTGCATAGAAGCTACCGACACCATAGTGTTGCAttcgaatattttgaaaatcgataaaaaagaTGTCGTGGTGACCAACGGCAGCGAATATGTCGTTCCAGTGGCTAGTGTGTCGTTTAATCCGTGGAAAGAACTTATGTACGTCAGGTCAACAGTAAACTTTAAAACCGGTGATAAATATGTGCTAACCATACCATTTATGGGAAAAATCACTGATGCTTTATTAGGTTATTACAAAAGTAGCTACGTGGATAAggaaaacaatcaaacaaagtgcgttattatattaatagtgcatagcacacataaaaaaaactgttttatgattttgtttcggccatcaaaacataatattatgtcgcaGGTGGCTAGCGGTTACACAATTCGAACCAGCGGACGCCAGAAGAGCTTTTCCGTGTTTTGACGAGCCTGCGTTAAAGGCCAAATTCAAGATAATTTTGGGTCATAAAAAAGGATTGACTGCAATTAGTAATATGAGAAAGATTAATGAATCGGAAAGGTGAGAATAATCGATACCGGTTTAAATTCTATGAttgtaaaaatagtatatttacttgtatagttttgtacgatataatattattattaatttattctgtaATATTACACTGAATGCAATAATTTCGGGTTTTAGCCTTTCAAATCCAGATTATGTTTTCGACGAGTTTGAAGAATCTGTACCGATGTCTACTTATTTAGTAGCCTACATGGTGTCGGATTTAGTATTCTTTGAATCGGACAGTCAAGATGGCGAAGTCAAGTTCCGTATAATAGCCAGAAAGGATACAGCCAATCAAACAGAGTTTGCCAAAAAAGCGGGATCGTCGATATTAAAGTACTACGAGgattattttgatgaaaaattccCGCTGTCGAAACAAGACATGGTGGCCATACCTGATTTTTCTGCTGCCGCTATGGAGAATTGGGGTCTCGTCACTTATAGGTacgtacaattaatatttataatatgtatgtgaagTTTGCCCACAACTTTTTTTGATCGATTCGAAAAATATGCCAATATTTTGCATATCAATTGCAAATAATTGCAAATTGGTTTTCAGAATTtgcaaatcaatattttttttttgtatttaatataaaacaaataattattttcagtcGTTTAatcatatgatatattataaagagtGTTACACCGTTTTATTCTCTTATTATAATTGCCCTATCAATTCTTGGCTCTTGCCTCATTTAAACGATtcgatcatttttataaatcgataaatgctaataattaatagaattcaataattcaacttaaaaaatattaagtagacTCCATGTTGACACAAAATAGTTTCCATAATTAAAAGCAAGAATTACTAGAAGAGaatatatagctataaattcataaccaaaaattaattcgagtgtacgttaaaataaatgtaagaattatcaataattctgtacttttacagtaatattactaatattttacatgCGAAAATATCCTATagtgaaaaattttattttatttcacttatactattgcattaattttattaagtaaaattaactaTGCCCTATGGCCATgtgtttttttctatattataaaaatacccaTCTGTCATAGATATAAACTATTCATGTGGTTTGAATCATCCTCCCATAAATACATCACAGACATTACATTTTCTgtgattaatttcaaattttaagacCTATATAtgaaccaataattattttaatattatataataaaatcgtgaaaaatcatatatatgaagaatattaaaaagaaaaagaaagaaaaacggcaaaacatattatatattataagacttGAAGCAATTTAAGTTCTTCTAAAGAAGTGTTAAGGGGGATATTTTTACACGAAATATACTAATCATTGTAAACCATAACTAGTATTGCTTCTATTacagaaactaaaataataataaatcataatttagagAGATCGCATTGTTAATTGATCCAGACGTGGCTGCGATTGATAATATACGAAGTGTAGTTAGCGTTATCGCTCACGAACTTGCTCATCAATGGTTTGGTAATCTCGTAACTATGAAATGGTGGTCCGATATTTGGTTAAATGAAGGATTTGCTACATATGTAGCAGCATATGGAGTAAATTTTGTGAGTTTCATTTATGTTGGACGGTATaacttttaattcatattataaaactgtgatcatattattatcacgttattattatttcttactaTAGTTGtacccaaaatggaactatatCCAACTCAAAGCAGTTGAAAACtatttaagcattttaaaaGATGATTCGCTCAAGTCGTCCCACCCATTATCGGTGTCTGCTAAAAATCCAAATGAAATAGCAAAAATTTTCGACACAATTTCGTACACGAAGGGTTCATTTTTACTGCATATGATGAACATGTTCCTCGGCGAGAATACATTCAAACAAGGCATAAGAAATTACATAAACAAGCACAAGTTTTCCAACGCCGAACAAGATGATTTGTGGAATTCATTGACCGAGGAAGCTCACCGTCAAGGAACTTTGAACAAAAATCTAACCGTGAAACTGATTATGGACACATGGACGTTGCAAACCGGTTATCCCGTATTGAAAGTCGTCCGGGATTACTCTGCGGACACGGTTACATTATCACAGGTACACACACGGACAACCCCgggttttcatattatacctacatcaatgcaatttattgttattaaaataaataatataatattatatgtgtaaacgCGTGTTGTAGGAACGTTTCCTAACGATCAAATCAAACGGTACGGACAAGAAAAGCTGTTGGTGGATACCACTCACTACGACGACTTCTACGGAGGCCAACTTTAACCAAACGAAAGCAAAATCTTGGTTGAATTGTGAAAACAACAACCTCACCTTACCATTGGCTAAAGATAACGAATGGGTCATATATAACGTGCAGATGGCCGGTAGGTCTTATACAAAAAGggcttttatttaatagttttattttaaacgttttgttaattataatctattttttctgtatatgttttttttttttaggtttatttaGAGTTATGTACGACACGCGAAACTGGATGGGTATCATTTCTACGTTGAACGATCCGAACAAATACAAAACTATACACACGTTAAATCGAGTGCAGTTGATCGACGATTCGTTTAGTTTTTCGCAGAATGGTGATTTGGATTACGGAATCACGTTCCAactgttgaaatatttaaaacacgaAAGCGAGTACGCACCGTGGTTGGCTGCTTCGGATGGTTTTACCTCGATTTATGAATTAATGCAAAGGACTACAGACCAAGCGTTGTTCCAAGTTAGTTGAAAAAAGGACCTACATATTTttcttatcaataattattataaagaccTGGAAATTTTAACAAtgagttttttatttatccattaataacataagtataaaaaaaatcattaaatgtgtCTAGTAATATCACATCATATGCATTAGATTttcaatataagtataatgtatatagtatataatatacacacacatgatatttatattatattttattacttgtattctataaatcacaatttatggcattttttaaatatgaattaccTGTTGTACTTACttctagtattattttaataatgttgttatattgtttaatggAATGTGGTTTTTAGAACTATATGCAACGTATTCTGTCGCCTGTGTACAGCAGATTCCGAAACATGACCACCAAGCTCAATGATTTTGAGGAAATACGTTTTAAGAATCTAATAATTGCCGAAGCCTGCCGTTACCGAATTAACGACTGCACCGAACAAGTTATCAATTTGTTTAGCAAGTGGATGAATACTACAAACCCAgaccaaaataatatgtaagttttATCACTGTTTAGCTGAACTAAatacaaactattataattcaaatatattagatTGCCTGTAGAACTGAAATCTGTAATTTACTGTCAAGCGATTAAATATGGAGGTGTAGCTGAATGGGACTTTTTATGGGAACGTTATAAGCGTTCCAATGTGGCATCTGAAAAAGTGAAATTACTCACAGCATTAGGATGTAGTTCGGATACTTGGTTACTTAACAGGTATTAATATCgattatacgtattaaatacAACACAGTTGATCATTGATttgatttagatttttaaattggaCACTTGATAATTCTATTATTCGCAAGCAAGACGCAATAACAGTGTTCTATTATGTAACGAAGAGTGACGATGGATTTTTAACAGCAAAAAACTTTTTGTATAGTAGATTAGAGGATATAGCTAATTAGTAAGTTATCGCTATTTTGTATGTAGTACgaacaaattaaattcaaatttcatattattatttatttttttttagcttcaATAATCGAGGCTCTGCTATGAGCAAATACATAAGACTTATAGGATCTCGAATGAAAACCAATGAAGAATTAGAAgaggtaataaatatattattcaattattattttttttaaatcaaaagcttcattcaattatttttttttgcagatcaaaatgtttatgattagaacgtattattatatacaagatGGTTTGAGTATTGATGATACAGTTGAGTCTATGAATATAAACATTGAATGGATGTCAAAGTTTTATCGTAAAATCGTAAATcacttgatataataattaacaatattatgaataggTTTGAACATAGTTTTATATGTgttaaaaactatacattttttcctAGTTCgacaatatgtataaatacaatatacttatacctatacctaatacctTATACctttatgtatacgtatacttatatatgaaaaatttaagtaaaCACATATTTGCTATatcttgttttataatataatttcgtcaCTATTCTACTTTGATTCATGTTACAAGATAACAGTTGTAGATCAGGATGATTTATCAATAATCTGAATTAAATAAACTCGTCATGTTTAAACgtcatcaaatatatttattcatttttcacaAGTTAACATAATTCTATGTACATATTACTATGAAgtgttattactt is a genomic window of Rhopalosiphum padi isolate XX-2018 chromosome 4, ASM2088224v1, whole genome shotgun sequence containing:
- the LOC132928288 gene encoding aminopeptidase N-like isoform X2, with protein sequence MQSVRMDFVVFKMISIIALFLMGSVENSKDINEIKLPTNFKPISYRLNVTTHLEDKFMFEGVVDIQMICIEATDTIVLHSNILKIDKKDVVVTNGSEYVVPVASVSFNPWKELMYVRSTVNFKTGDKYVLTIPFMGKITDALLGYYKSSYVDKENNQTKWLAVTQFEPADARRAFPCFDEPALKAKFKIILGHKKGLTAISNMRKINESESLSNPDYVFDEFEESVPMSTYLVAYMVSDLVFFESDSQDGEVKFRIIARKDTANQTEFAKKAGSSILKYYEDYFDEKFPLSKQDMVAIPDFSAAAMENWGLVTYREIALLIDPDVAAIDNIRSVVSVIAHELAHQWFGNLVTMKWWSDIWLNEGFATYVAAYGVNFLYPKWNYIQLKAVENYLSILKDDSLKSSHPLSVSAKNPNEIAKIFDTISYTKGSFLLHMMNMFLGENTFKQGIRNYINKHKFSNAEQDDLWNSLTEEAHRQGTLNKNLTVKLIMDTWTLQTGYPVLKVVRDYSADTVTLSQERFLTIKSNGTDKKSCWWIPLTTTTSTEANFNQTKAKSWLNCENNNLTLPLAKDNEWVIYNVQMAGLFRVMYDTRNWMGIISTLNDPNKYKTIHTLNRVQLIDDSFSFSQNGDLDYGITFQLLKYLKHESEYAPWLAASDGFTSIYELMQRTTDQALFQNYMQRILSPVYSRFRNMTTKLNDFEEIRFKNLIIAEACRYRINDCTEQVINLFSKWMNTTNPDQNNILPVELKSVIYCQAIKYGGVAEWDFLWERYKRSNVASEKVKLLTALGCSSDTWLLNRFLNWTLDNSIIRKQDAITVFYYVTKSDDGFLTAKNFLYSRLEDIANYFNNRGSAMSKYIRLIGSRMKTNEELEEIKMFMIRTYYYIQDGLSIDDTVESMNINIEWMSKFYRKIVNHLI
- the LOC132928288 gene encoding aminopeptidase N-like isoform X1, with protein sequence MQSSRMDFVVFKMISIIALFLMGSVENSKDINEIKLPTNFKPISYRLNVTTHLEDKFMFEGVVDIQMICIEATDTIVLHSNILKIDKKDVVVTNGSEYVVPVASVSFNPWKELMYVRSTVNFKTGDKYVLTIPFMGKITDALLGYYKSSYVDKENNQTKWLAVTQFEPADARRAFPCFDEPALKAKFKIILGHKKGLTAISNMRKINESESLSNPDYVFDEFEESVPMSTYLVAYMVSDLVFFESDSQDGEVKFRIIARKDTANQTEFAKKAGSSILKYYEDYFDEKFPLSKQDMVAIPDFSAAAMENWGLVTYREIALLIDPDVAAIDNIRSVVSVIAHELAHQWFGNLVTMKWWSDIWLNEGFATYVAAYGVNFLYPKWNYIQLKAVENYLSILKDDSLKSSHPLSVSAKNPNEIAKIFDTISYTKGSFLLHMMNMFLGENTFKQGIRNYINKHKFSNAEQDDLWNSLTEEAHRQGTLNKNLTVKLIMDTWTLQTGYPVLKVVRDYSADTVTLSQERFLTIKSNGTDKKSCWWIPLTTTTSTEANFNQTKAKSWLNCENNNLTLPLAKDNEWVIYNVQMAGLFRVMYDTRNWMGIISTLNDPNKYKTIHTLNRVQLIDDSFSFSQNGDLDYGITFQLLKYLKHESEYAPWLAASDGFTSIYELMQRTTDQALFQNYMQRILSPVYSRFRNMTTKLNDFEEIRFKNLIIAEACRYRINDCTEQVINLFSKWMNTTNPDQNNILPVELKSVIYCQAIKYGGVAEWDFLWERYKRSNVASEKVKLLTALGCSSDTWLLNRFLNWTLDNSIIRKQDAITVFYYVTKSDDGFLTAKNFLYSRLEDIANYFNNRGSAMSKYIRLIGSRMKTNEELEEIKMFMIRTYYYIQDGLSIDDTVESMNINIEWMSKFYRKIVNHLI